A stretch of Solea senegalensis isolate Sse05_10M linkage group LG10, IFAPA_SoseM_1, whole genome shotgun sequence DNA encodes these proteins:
- the LOC122776175 gene encoding uncharacterized protein LOC122776175 isoform X3 yields the protein MGLHCWPSAAAIFSVNTPTNWTVWTVIVLLLLILTQVVSSLMLHAGVFILSSEVLVSPFRVCLAQEHGGEVNCYAGTGAETEVKTTILSAVVILGLYVPVVLVAFALLAVVLSAYSKERAALGFSAVCQAASSLLILTGIIGFLLQHQVYVSWGNMTLWFYVCVCVQAELLLSAALTCVSQRSLKSDWR from the coding sequence atgggACTTCACTGCTGGCCCTCAGCTGCTGCCATCTTCTCCGTGAACACTCCCACAAACTGGACTGTTTGGACTGTGatcgtcctcctcctgctcatcCTCACTCAGGTCGTCTCCTCCCTGATGCTTCATGCTGGCGTCTTCATCCTCTCCAGTGAAGTCCTCGTCAGTCCCTTCCGCGTGTGTCTGGCACAGGAACATGGTGGTGAAGTGAACTGTTACGCTGGAACAGGAGCAGAAACTGAGGTGAAAACTACCATCCTCTCAGCAGTTGTTATCCTGGGTTTGTACGTTCCTGTGGTGCTGGTGGCCTTCGCTCTGCTGGCCGTGGTTTTGTCAGCCTACTCCAAAGAAAGAGCAGCGCTGGGGTTCAGCGCTGTCTGCCAGGCTGCGTCCAGCCTTCTCATCCTGACCGGCATCATAGGATTTTTGCTGCAGCATCAGGTGTATGTGAGCTGGGGAAACATGACCCTCTggttctatgtgtgtgtgtgtgtgcaggcagagCTGCTTCTGTCAGCTGCTCTGACCTGTGTGTCACAGAGGAGCCTGAAGTCTGACTGGAGATAG
- the LOC122775732 gene encoding P2Y purinoceptor 2, whose product MVVPSQLGNNSNSSGSCPGEIQHVSLTVLLCLVYIVGFFLNTFSLWVFCCRLSNWTSGTTLQFHLALSDAIATPAIPMIAVYFATGNNWLFGRLLCQVKIALLSLHFYGSTVFLTLISIHRYTAVVRFNKSSPIKRKQFVRKLCAGVWFVLLIQALIFAVMLPPSKDDNNSQCFSIHQHNLTNIYFIINFILLIFGFLLPFLVSAVCYTLLAGTLSRLNISTPQGLKVKVKSQRMVGMCLLIFGLCFLPLNVVRTVAVIIKKYYPHKCHFLQQCEKAYYASWLLAGVNSSLDPLLYCFGSQKFQNAFRSLRVRQVDGPNRSDSEVTGNQ is encoded by the coding sequence ATGGTGGTTCCCTCACAACTtggaaacaacagcaacagttcTGGATCTTGCCCTGGGGAAATCCAGCATGTGTCCCTCACCGTTCTCCTGTGCCTTGTCTATATCGTGGGCTTCTTCCTCAATACTTTCAGCCTCTGGGTCTTCTGCTGCCGGCTGTCCAATTGGACCTCTGGGACTACCCTGCAGTTCCACCTGGCTCTCAGCGACGCAATTGCAACACCAGCCATTCCCATGATTGCTGTTTACTTTGCCACAGGCAACAACTGGCTGTTTGGGAGGCTCCTGTGCCAGGTCAAGATTGCTCTGCTTAGTCTGCATTTCTATGGCAGCACTGTGTTTCTCACACTCATCAGCATCCATCGGTACACAGCTGTGGTGCGCTTCAACAAAAGCTCCCCTATAAAGCGGAAGCAGTTTGTCAGGAAGCTGTGTGCGGGAGTTTGGTTTGTGCTTCTGATCCAGGCTCTGATCTTTGCTGTCATGCTTCCTCCCAGTAAAGACGACAATAACAGTCAGTGTTTCTCCATACATCAGCACAACCTGACAAACATCTACTTCATCATAAATTTTATCCTGCTCATCTTTGGGTTCCTCCTCCCGTTTCTTGTGTCTGCTGTTTGCTACACCCTTCTGGCAGGCACCTTAAGCCGCCTCAACATCAGCACACCCCAAGGTCTAAAAGTCAAGGTGAAATCTCAGAGAATGGTAGGCATGTGTCTGCTAATATTTGGCCTGTGTTTTCTGCCTCTGAATGTGGTACGAACTGTGGCAGTGATTATCAAAAAATACTACCCACACAAATGCCACTTTCTCCAGCAGTGTGAGAAGGCTTACTATGCGTCCTGGTTATTGGCAGGAGTGAACAGTTCCCTGGATCCACTCTTGTACTGTTTTGGTTCACAGAAGTTTCAAAATGCATTCCGGTCTTTAAGGGTTCGGCAGGTGGATGGTCCGAACAGAAGCGACTCAGAAGTGACTGGAAATCAGTAG
- the LOC122776174 gene encoding cytadherence high molecular weight protein 1-like: MGNRFGRKRDAEADSGENAAAGTTATEAAGEPEKLHVVLEEPVTPVARLPDEACTSECKAAEAAAASASPGDAETEAVKMETEAPVQPQLLASNTESPHTEPVPEPKSVAEAQLETDPEPVSQPGPPSNHDAEVETKLVSESLPVPTESMEQQTLTQESLPKLDFRSLPVDDLDISEPKPVPEAQINLEPPSESAPQPGQTVPEPKPAAEAQPNLEPTPEPAPQPEQPVPELKPVVEAQPNLEPALEQPVPEPKPIAEAQLDTEPVPQSVPQTEPVPEPKPIAEVQLDPESVPESVPQTEPVPEPKPIAEAQLDTEPVPESVPQTEQPAPEPKPVAETQLDLETAPGPSSNQVANVEIETKLVSESLPVPVESMEQQTFKQESLLELDICSLPVLDLEVLDVTCQCVDTVSSPVPSSEPVSADEPSDVAVTEECQNSAEAAAERECGKSVGTSEPPVKPKAEEAAENLEQLVNTAIEESVSELLQNLGLKESDVQLPDDAPITDVSMSTELM; this comes from the coding sequence ATGGGAAACAGGTTTGGCAGAAAGCGAGACGCTGAGGCTGACAGTGGAGAAAATGCAGCTGCTGGCACAACAGCGACTGAGGCGGCTGGAGAGCCAGAGAAGTTACATGTGGTTCTGGAAGAACCAGTGACACCAGTGGCACGTTTACCTGATGAAGCATGTACATCAGAGTGCAAAGCAGCcgaggctgctgctgcctcagcttCACCCGGTGATGCTGAAACGGAGGCGGTGAAGATGGAAACTGAAGCTCCGGTTCAACCTCAGCTTCTGGCCTCAAACACTGAATCTCCACACACAGAACCAGTTCCAGAACCAAAGTCTGTTGCTGAAGCTCAGCTTGAAACAGACCCAGAACCTGTATCTCAACCAGGACCTCCCTCAAATCACGATGCAGAAGTTGAAACTAAGCTGGTCTCTGAGTCATTACCTGTCCCAACTGAGTCTATGGAGCAGCAAACACTTACTCAAGAGTCTTTACCTAAGCTAGATTTTCGTTCACTACCTGTCGATGACCTAGATATCTCTGAACCAAAGCCTGTACCTGAAGCTCAGATCAACCTAGAACCACCCTCAGAATCTGCCCCTCAACCAGGACAAACTGTTCCAGAACCAAAGCCTGCAGCTGAAGCTCAGCCCAACCTAGAACCAACCCCTGAACCTGCTCCTCAACCAGAACAGCCTGTTCCAGAACTAAAGCCTGTAGTTGAAGCTCAACCTAACCTAGAACCAGCCCTAGAACAACCTGTTCCAGAACCAAAGCCCATAGCTGAAGCTCAGCTTGACACAGAGCCAGTCCCACAATCTGTTCCTCAAACAGAACCTGTTCCAGAGCCAAAGCCCATAGCTGAAGTTCAGCTTGACCCAGAATCAGTCCCAGAATCTGTTCCTCAAACAGAACCTGTTCCAGAGCCAAAGCCCATAGCTGAAGCTCAGCTTGACACAGAACCAGTCCCAGAATCTGTTCCTCAAACAGAACAACCTGCTCCAGAACCTAAGCCTGTAGCTGAAACTCAACTTGATCTAGAAACAGCACCAGGACCTTCCTCAAATCAAGTGGCAAATGTTGAAATTGAAACTAAGCTGGTCTCTGAGTCATTACCTGTCCCAGTTGAGTCTATGGAGCAGCAAACGTTTAAACAAGAGTCTTTACTTGAGCTAGACATTTGTTCGTTACCTGTCCTTGACCTGGAGGTCCTGGATGTCACTTGCCAGTGTGTAGACACTGTTTCCTCCCCAGTTCCCAGCTCTGAGCCAGTCAGTGCAGACGAGCCCTCAGATGTCGCAGTGACAGAGGAATGCCAGAACAGCgctgaggctgctgctgagCGTGAATGTGGCAAATCTGTGGGAACATCAGAACCACCAGTAAAACCGAAAGCggaggaagcagcagagaatCTCGAGCAGCTTGTGAATACTGCCATTGAGGAAAGTGTTAGTGAACTCCTGCAGAACTTAGGGCTGAAAGAAAGTGATGTCCAGCTCCCAGATGACGCTCCCATCACAGACGTGAGCATGTCTACTGAGCTGATGTGA
- the LOC122776175 gene encoding uncharacterized protein LOC122776175 isoform X1, protein MASIVVVAHRSEVMGLHCWPSAAAIFSVNTPTNWTVWTVIVLLLLILTQVVSSLMLHAGVFILSSEVLVSPFRVCLAQEHGGEVNCYAGTGAETEVKTTILSAVVILGLYVPVVLVAFALLAVVLSAYSKERAALGFSAVCQAASSLLILTGIIGFLLQHQVYVSWGNMTLWFYVCVCVQAELLLSAALTCVSQRSLKSDWR, encoded by the exons ATGGCCTCCATTGTCGTTGTGGCGCACAG gtcagaggtcatgggACTTCACTGCTGGCCCTCAGCTGCTGCCATCTTCTCCGTGAACACTCCCACAAACTGGACTGTTTGGACTGTGatcgtcctcctcctgctcatcCTCACTCAGGTCGTCTCCTCCCTGATGCTTCATGCTGGCGTCTTCATCCTCTCCAGTGAAGTCCTCGTCAGTCCCTTCCGCGTGTGTCTGGCACAGGAACATGGTGGTGAAGTGAACTGTTACGCTGGAACAGGAGCAGAAACTGAGGTGAAAACTACCATCCTCTCAGCAGTTGTTATCCTGGGTTTGTACGTTCCTGTGGTGCTGGTGGCCTTCGCTCTGCTGGCCGTGGTTTTGTCAGCCTACTCCAAAGAAAGAGCAGCGCTGGGGTTCAGCGCTGTCTGCCAGGCTGCGTCCAGCCTTCTCATCCTGACCGGCATCATAGGATTTTTGCTGCAGCATCAGGTGTATGTGAGCTGGGGAAACATGACCCTCTggttctatgtgtgtgtgtgtgtgcaggcagagCTGCTTCTGTCAGCTGCTCTGACCTGTGTGTCACAGAGGAGCCTGAAGTCTGACTGGAGATAG
- the terb1 gene encoding telomere repeats-binding bouquet formation protein 1 isoform X1, with protein sequence MLLECLKIQMKCPELQKQALLTIHSICENKEDNVDLLREMGGVTFVYNLCKSSIVHSDVKETALFTLGTLAEDNVFCKSFLCTQETFADLAGWLLKEDVSLTQRRVSVYLLSVLVANNKSGQSLAQTSGCLDILLRLFRTTFPLSLDTTSVVVNATHTYQLWTSVANALCGCVNNPQNDEGQRMCAATFPIINAWLHIALSQKEILNLICSFIAMTVANNSWVQECFSHSGGLETLTLSLLRLAPEADTSLLSCQLSVTLSKTLSACITDNFALASGLARYGIVSKLLSLLTSPNLVPENKLSVLLALGHCTDSSVEHQFQFVQCGGLPIIITLLTEDTSEEVRKATTFILQTCKQATMSLGESRNEEDTKMEPLTNMESFRSSARELLHRIKLLEQKQYKEAVQEEPPTAMPAQALSSLPSALPLLLQHQERNKSTTYRGTSTHKHKEAKKEKDSLQNNMSWEEEAKSSERDERFSVREDARATVSSHVKSLEGSREPKTADRRMCTLPTSVRHSSPKDIHTKEELQDWDQNKGKKLTAEENPLPQSRCAGCVLPFDKVTSRTFASLQSSLRHSCDMHKTLQVATERFRTRHCSPMLRREYEGDGVSGRVSAAGGSSQKQRIEGVGKVRSSLAEIPWKKHHGFSLTPLRRGGSGTPFTTYNKTENRVERLLH encoded by the exons ATGCTGCTGGAGTGTCTGAAGATCCAGATGAAATGTCCTGAGTTACAGAAACAAGCTCTGCTCACCATTCACTCCATCTGTGAAAACAAAG AGGATAATGTGGACCTGCTGAGAGAAATGGGAGGAGTGACATTTGTGTACAACCTCTGCAAATCCAGTATTGTTCATTCAGATGTGAAGGAGACAGCTCTCTTTACACTTGGAACTCTGGCAGAGGATAATG TGTTTTGCAAGAGTTTTCTCTGCACACAGGAGACGTTTGCAGACCTTGCCGGTTGGTTGTTGAAAGAAGACGTCTCACTGACACAGAGGAGAGTGTCTGTCTATTTGCTCTCTGTGTTGGTAGCTAATAACA aatCAGGTCAGTCTTTAGCTCAAACCTCTGGCTGCCTGGACATCCTACTGCGCCTCTTCAG GACtacttttcctctttccttggACACTACTTCAGTTGTAGTCAATGCTACTCACACATACCAGCTGTGGACATCAGTAGCTAATGCTCTCTGTGGATGTGTCAACAATCCTCAGAATG ATGAGGGTCAGCGAATGTGTGCAGCTACCTTTCCCATAATAAATGCCTGGCTTCACATTGCTCTGTCACAAAAAGAgattttgaatttgatttgtTCTTTCATAGCGATGACAGTCGCCAACAACA gTTGGGTTCAGGAGTGTTTCTCTCACTCTGGAGGTTTGGAAACACTCACTCTTTCACTGCTTCGTCTAGCTCCAGAGGCAGATACCAGTTTGTTGTCTTGCCAACTTTCTGTCACTTTGTCCAAGACCCTGTCAGCTTGCATCACTGACAATT TTGCTCTGGCTTCAGGTCTGGCTCGGTATGGCATCGTGTCCAAACTCCTCTCCCTGCTGACCAGTCCAAATCTGGTTCCTGAGAACAAGCTCTCTGTTTTACTTGCCCTGGGTCACTGCACTGACTCCTCTG TGGAGCATCAGTTCCAGTTTGTACAGTGTGGAGGCCTGCCCATTATTATAACTTTACTCACAGAGGACACCAGTGAGGAGGTCAGGAAGGCTACTACGTTCATACTGCAGACCTGCAAACAGGCCA CCATGTCGTTGGGAGAGTCTAGAAATGAAGAGGATACAAAAATGGAGCCCCTCACAAACATGGAGAGCTTCAGGAGCTCGGCCAGGGAGTTGCTCCACAGGATTAAACTGCTAGAGCAGAAACAGTACAAG GAGGCTGTGCAGGAAGAGCCACCAACTGCAATGCCAGCGCAagctctctcctctctaccGTCAGCCTTACCTTTACTTCTGCAACAtcaggagagaaataaaagcacaacatacagAGGCACCAGCACTCACAAGCACAAAGAAGCCAAGAAGGAGAAGGACAGTCTACAGAATAACATGAGCTGGGAGGAGGAAGCTAAAAGCAGTGAAAGAGATGAGAGGTTCTCAGTGAGAGAAGATGCCAGAGCCACAGTGTCTTCTCATGTAAAGTCACTAGAGGGTAGCAGAGAGCCAAAAACAGCAGACAG ACGGATGTGTACACTCCCAACATCAGTGAGGCACAGTTCACCAAAAGACATACATACTAAAGAAG AGTTACAGGACTGGGACCAAAATAAGGGGAAGAAACTCACAGCAGAAGAAAACCCCCTCCCTCAGTCCCGCTGTGCAG GCTGTGTGCTGCCCTTTGACAAAGTGACCAGTCGCACCTTTGCATCTCTTCAAAGCTCCTtacgtcacagctgtgacatgcACAAGACTCTCCAAGTGGCCACAGAGAGATTCAGGACCCGTCACTGCAGCCCTATGTTGAGGAGAGAGTACGAGGGAGACGGTGTGTCTGGGAGAGTGTCAGCAGCTGGAGGAAGCAGCCAAAAACAAAGGATTG AGGGAGTAGGGAAAGTCAGGAGCTCGCTGGCAGAAATCCCCTGGAAGAAACATCATG GCTTCAGTTTGACTCCACTGCGCAGAGGTGGTAGTGGGACGCCATTCACTACTTACAACAAGACTG AGAACAGAGTGGAAAGACTTCTGCATTGA
- the terb1 gene encoding telomere repeats-binding bouquet formation protein 1 isoform X2 — translation MLLECLKIQMKCPELQKQALLTIHSICENKEDNVDLLREMGGVTFVYNLCKSSIVHSDVKETALFTLGTLAEDNVFCKSFLCTQETFADLAGWLLKEDVSLTQRRVSVYLLSVLVANNKSGQSLAQTSGCLDILLRLFRTTFPLSLDTTSVVVNATHTYQLWTSVANALCGCVNNPQNDEGQRMCAATFPIINAWLHIALSQKEILNLICSFIAMTVANNSWVQECFSHSGGLETLTLSLLRLAPEADTSLLSCQLSVTLSKTLSACITDNFALASGLARYGIVSKLLSLLTSPNLVPENKLSVLLALGHCTDSSVEHQFQFVQCGGLPIIITLLTEDTSEEVRKATTFILQTCKQATMSLGESRNEEDTKMEPLTNMESFRSSARELLHRIKLLEQKQYKAVQEEPPTAMPAQALSSLPSALPLLLQHQERNKSTTYRGTSTHKHKEAKKEKDSLQNNMSWEEEAKSSERDERFSVREDARATVSSHVKSLEGSREPKTADRRMCTLPTSVRHSSPKDIHTKEELQDWDQNKGKKLTAEENPLPQSRCAGCVLPFDKVTSRTFASLQSSLRHSCDMHKTLQVATERFRTRHCSPMLRREYEGDGVSGRVSAAGGSSQKQRIEGVGKVRSSLAEIPWKKHHGFSLTPLRRGGSGTPFTTYNKTENRVERLLH, via the exons ATGCTGCTGGAGTGTCTGAAGATCCAGATGAAATGTCCTGAGTTACAGAAACAAGCTCTGCTCACCATTCACTCCATCTGTGAAAACAAAG AGGATAATGTGGACCTGCTGAGAGAAATGGGAGGAGTGACATTTGTGTACAACCTCTGCAAATCCAGTATTGTTCATTCAGATGTGAAGGAGACAGCTCTCTTTACACTTGGAACTCTGGCAGAGGATAATG TGTTTTGCAAGAGTTTTCTCTGCACACAGGAGACGTTTGCAGACCTTGCCGGTTGGTTGTTGAAAGAAGACGTCTCACTGACACAGAGGAGAGTGTCTGTCTATTTGCTCTCTGTGTTGGTAGCTAATAACA aatCAGGTCAGTCTTTAGCTCAAACCTCTGGCTGCCTGGACATCCTACTGCGCCTCTTCAG GACtacttttcctctttccttggACACTACTTCAGTTGTAGTCAATGCTACTCACACATACCAGCTGTGGACATCAGTAGCTAATGCTCTCTGTGGATGTGTCAACAATCCTCAGAATG ATGAGGGTCAGCGAATGTGTGCAGCTACCTTTCCCATAATAAATGCCTGGCTTCACATTGCTCTGTCACAAAAAGAgattttgaatttgatttgtTCTTTCATAGCGATGACAGTCGCCAACAACA gTTGGGTTCAGGAGTGTTTCTCTCACTCTGGAGGTTTGGAAACACTCACTCTTTCACTGCTTCGTCTAGCTCCAGAGGCAGATACCAGTTTGTTGTCTTGCCAACTTTCTGTCACTTTGTCCAAGACCCTGTCAGCTTGCATCACTGACAATT TTGCTCTGGCTTCAGGTCTGGCTCGGTATGGCATCGTGTCCAAACTCCTCTCCCTGCTGACCAGTCCAAATCTGGTTCCTGAGAACAAGCTCTCTGTTTTACTTGCCCTGGGTCACTGCACTGACTCCTCTG TGGAGCATCAGTTCCAGTTTGTACAGTGTGGAGGCCTGCCCATTATTATAACTTTACTCACAGAGGACACCAGTGAGGAGGTCAGGAAGGCTACTACGTTCATACTGCAGACCTGCAAACAGGCCA CCATGTCGTTGGGAGAGTCTAGAAATGAAGAGGATACAAAAATGGAGCCCCTCACAAACATGGAGAGCTTCAGGAGCTCGGCCAGGGAGTTGCTCCACAGGATTAAACTGCTAGAGCAGAAACAGTACAAG GCTGTGCAGGAAGAGCCACCAACTGCAATGCCAGCGCAagctctctcctctctaccGTCAGCCTTACCTTTACTTCTGCAACAtcaggagagaaataaaagcacaacatacagAGGCACCAGCACTCACAAGCACAAAGAAGCCAAGAAGGAGAAGGACAGTCTACAGAATAACATGAGCTGGGAGGAGGAAGCTAAAAGCAGTGAAAGAGATGAGAGGTTCTCAGTGAGAGAAGATGCCAGAGCCACAGTGTCTTCTCATGTAAAGTCACTAGAGGGTAGCAGAGAGCCAAAAACAGCAGACAG ACGGATGTGTACACTCCCAACATCAGTGAGGCACAGTTCACCAAAAGACATACATACTAAAGAAG AGTTACAGGACTGGGACCAAAATAAGGGGAAGAAACTCACAGCAGAAGAAAACCCCCTCCCTCAGTCCCGCTGTGCAG GCTGTGTGCTGCCCTTTGACAAAGTGACCAGTCGCACCTTTGCATCTCTTCAAAGCTCCTtacgtcacagctgtgacatgcACAAGACTCTCCAAGTGGCCACAGAGAGATTCAGGACCCGTCACTGCAGCCCTATGTTGAGGAGAGAGTACGAGGGAGACGGTGTGTCTGGGAGAGTGTCAGCAGCTGGAGGAAGCAGCCAAAAACAAAGGATTG AGGGAGTAGGGAAAGTCAGGAGCTCGCTGGCAGAAATCCCCTGGAAGAAACATCATG GCTTCAGTTTGACTCCACTGCGCAGAGGTGGTAGTGGGACGCCATTCACTACTTACAACAAGACTG AGAACAGAGTGGAAAGACTTCTGCATTGA
- the LOC122776175 gene encoding uncharacterized protein LOC122776175 isoform X2, with translation MKSEVMGLHCWPSAAAIFSVNTPTNWTVWTVIVLLLLILTQVVSSLMLHAGVFILSSEVLVSPFRVCLAQEHGGEVNCYAGTGAETEVKTTILSAVVILGLYVPVVLVAFALLAVVLSAYSKERAALGFSAVCQAASSLLILTGIIGFLLQHQVYVSWGNMTLWFYVCVCVQAELLLSAALTCVSQRSLKSDWR, from the exons ATGAA gtcagaggtcatgggACTTCACTGCTGGCCCTCAGCTGCTGCCATCTTCTCCGTGAACACTCCCACAAACTGGACTGTTTGGACTGTGatcgtcctcctcctgctcatcCTCACTCAGGTCGTCTCCTCCCTGATGCTTCATGCTGGCGTCTTCATCCTCTCCAGTGAAGTCCTCGTCAGTCCCTTCCGCGTGTGTCTGGCACAGGAACATGGTGGTGAAGTGAACTGTTACGCTGGAACAGGAGCAGAAACTGAGGTGAAAACTACCATCCTCTCAGCAGTTGTTATCCTGGGTTTGTACGTTCCTGTGGTGCTGGTGGCCTTCGCTCTGCTGGCCGTGGTTTTGTCAGCCTACTCCAAAGAAAGAGCAGCGCTGGGGTTCAGCGCTGTCTGCCAGGCTGCGTCCAGCCTTCTCATCCTGACCGGCATCATAGGATTTTTGCTGCAGCATCAGGTGTATGTGAGCTGGGGAAACATGACCCTCTggttctatgtgtgtgtgtgtgtgcaggcagagCTGCTTCTGTCAGCTGCTCTGACCTGTGTGTCACAGAGGAGCCTGAAGTCTGACTGGAGATAG